From Pseudomonas sp. stari2, a single genomic window includes:
- a CDS encoding MBL fold metallo-hydrolase translates to MRFAVLGSGSQGNGTLIASADTYVLVDCGFSLRETEKRLLRLGVSPAQLSAILVTHEHADHVHGVGLLSRRYNLPVYLSRGTLRGMRKPIEPAGFVAGGEQLQIGALDIRVIAVAHDAQEPTQYVFSDGERRFGLLTDLGSYCERVLDGYRDLDALMIESNHCRDMLARGHYPYFLKQRVGGELGHLNNHQAAFLVAELGWQGLQHLVLAHLSSKNNLPQLARQCFVDTLGCDPDWLQLADQDSGLDWRHIA, encoded by the coding sequence ATGCGTTTTGCCGTTCTCGGCAGCGGTAGCCAAGGGAACGGCACGCTGATCGCCAGTGCTGATACGTATGTGCTGGTGGATTGTGGTTTTTCCCTGCGAGAAACCGAAAAACGTCTGTTGCGCCTGGGTGTGAGCCCGGCGCAACTGAGCGCGATACTCGTGACCCACGAACATGCCGACCACGTGCATGGCGTGGGTTTGCTGTCTCGGCGCTACAATCTGCCGGTCTACCTCAGTCGCGGCACACTGCGCGGGATGCGCAAACCGATTGAACCCGCAGGCTTCGTGGCCGGCGGCGAGCAACTGCAGATCGGAGCTCTGGACATCCGGGTTATTGCCGTGGCCCACGATGCACAGGAACCGACCCAATATGTATTCAGCGATGGTGAGCGGCGTTTCGGCCTGCTGACCGATCTGGGTTCATACTGTGAGCGGGTGCTGGATGGCTATCGGGACCTCGATGCGTTGATGATCGAGTCCAATCATTGCCGAGACATGCTGGCCCGTGGTCATTACCCGTACTTTCTCAAGCAGCGGGTGGGCGGCGAGCTGGGACATTTGAACAACCATCAGGCGGCATTCCTGGTGGCCGAGTTGGGCTGGCAAGGCCTGCAACACCTGGTCCTGGCCCATCTGAGCAGCAAGAACAACCTGCCGCAGCTGGCCCGGCAATGTTTTGTCGACACCCTCGGGTGCGACCCGGACTGGCTGCAACTGGCCGATCAAGATTCAGGGCTCGACTGGCGTCACATCGCCTAG
- the purC gene encoding phosphoribosylaminoimidazolesuccinocarboxamide synthase → MEKREELYRGKAKSVYKTDDADRLILLFRNDTSAFDGKRIEQLDRKGMVNNKFNAFIMQKLEAAGIPTQFDRLLADNEVLVKKLDMIPVECVVRNYAAGSLVKRLGVEEGMKLNPYTFELFLKDDAKGDPFINESHVVAFGWGTAEQLARMKELSLKVNEVLSKLFDDAGLLLVDFKLEFGVFSDGSIVLGDEFSPDGCRLWDKDTKKKMDKDRFRQGLGDVIEAYEEVAHRLGVPL, encoded by the coding sequence ATGGAAAAACGTGAAGAACTCTACCGCGGCAAAGCCAAATCGGTTTACAAGACCGACGACGCTGACCGCTTGATCCTGCTGTTTCGCAACGACACTTCGGCGTTCGACGGCAAGCGCATCGAGCAGCTCGACCGCAAAGGCATGGTGAACAACAAGTTCAACGCCTTCATCATGCAGAAACTCGAAGCGGCCGGCATTCCGACCCAATTCGACAGACTGCTGGCTGACAACGAAGTCCTGGTGAAAAAACTCGACATGATTCCGGTCGAGTGCGTCGTGCGTAACTACGCCGCCGGCAGCCTGGTCAAGCGTCTGGGCGTCGAGGAGGGCATGAAGCTCAACCCTTACACCTTCGAACTGTTCCTGAAGGACGACGCCAAGGGCGACCCGTTCATCAACGAATCCCACGTCGTGGCGTTCGGCTGGGGCACCGCCGAGCAACTGGCGCGCATGAAAGAACTGTCGCTCAAGGTCAACGAAGTCCTGAGCAAACTGTTCGACGACGCAGGCCTGCTGCTGGTGGACTTCAAGCTTGAATTCGGCGTGTTCAGCGATGGCTCCATCGTCCTGGGCGACGAGTTCAGCCCGGACGGCTGCCGTCTGTGGGACAAGGACACCAAGAAGAAGATGGACAAGGACCGCTTCCGTCAGGGCCTCGGTGACGTCATCGAAGCCTATGAAGAAGTTGCCCACCGTCTGGGCGTACCGCTTTAA
- a CDS encoding DUF3077 domain-containing protein, translating to MHDAPEEKTAGTTPFLYCSDNPLFHVCAGVPVSQALAQASDLLALAKALAEDAAFIRETDRYAWAAHFLTEMGKAVVDDVVKAVSSKAMKMSPKTAK from the coding sequence ATGCATGATGCACCTGAAGAAAAAACCGCCGGAACCACTCCCTTTCTCTATTGTTCTGACAATCCGCTATTTCATGTCTGCGCCGGAGTGCCTGTCAGCCAGGCGCTGGCTCAAGCTTCCGACCTACTGGCTCTCGCCAAGGCACTTGCGGAAGATGCGGCATTCATTAGAGAAACGGACCGATATGCCTGGGCTGCACATTTTTTGACGGAGATGGGTAAGGCGGTTGTTGATGATGTGGTGAAGGCGGTTTCGTCGAAGGCCATGAAGATGTCGCCGAAAACTGCGAAATGA
- a CDS encoding type II toxin-antitoxin system HicA family toxin, which produces MNNKQLSTLKAVFSRPTPATLEWARIESLFGGVGARTIEGNGSRVRFELNGVVATFHRPHPDKEAKPYQVRDARAFLEQAGVTP; this is translated from the coding sequence ATGAATAATAAACAGCTGAGCACCCTCAAAGCCGTATTTTCAAGACCCACTCCAGCTACGTTGGAGTGGGCCCGCATCGAATCTCTGTTCGGAGGGGTGGGCGCGAGAACGATCGAGGGCAATGGATCTCGTGTACGTTTTGAATTGAATGGTGTGGTCGCCACTTTTCACCGACCCCATCCAGATAAAGAAGCAAAGCCCTATCAGGTTCGTGATGCCCGGGCTTTCCTCGAACAAGCAGGAGTCACACCATGA
- a CDS encoding type II toxin-antitoxin system HicB family antitoxin — protein MNVMNYNGYAARIEYSDEDGLFVGHIAGIKDVVGFHGESVKELRQAFEEAVTDYLETCAKLGRAPQKPYSGNLSLRLAPALHATVAVKAQLARKSINQWVAEVLDREAHA, from the coding sequence ATGAACGTGATGAACTACAACGGCTATGCCGCCCGTATTGAGTACAGTGACGAGGACGGTCTGTTTGTTGGCCACATCGCGGGAATCAAGGATGTTGTGGGTTTTCATGGCGAGTCGGTCAAAGAGCTCCGACAGGCATTTGAAGAGGCAGTCACCGACTATCTGGAAACCTGCGCCAAGCTCGGAAGAGCGCCACAGAAACCTTATTCGGGCAACCTCAGTCTGCGTCTGGCGCCCGCGCTTCACGCGACTGTTGCCGTGAAGGCCCAGCTGGCTCGAAAGAGTATCAATCAGTGGGTCGCTGAAGTGCTTGATCGAGAAGCACACGCCTGA